GATATCTATTTCAAGGTGACAACCGAACAGGAGTTCTGCGTAACAGCTATGGACCAGTTTGGTACCGAACTTAGGAAATCTATGTTATCTGCACTTAATAACTCTTCCGTCCTTAAGGACAAGATTTGTTCGTTTGTTGCTGTTTTCTTGTTAGGAACTCAAGAATGTAGTGAAAGAAATTCTTCAGCAATGGCATTTGTTCTAGTCCATGTAGGTTTATACTCATCTAGCAGACACTCTGTCGACCAAGTGCTGACAGAGATGTCGTTCCTAGACAACAGTCGTATCATCGTCGGGTCCCAAACATTTACTATAACAATTGACTCGAGATACTATGGggatatattgtttgattcgTCCGTTAACACCCGGAAATATACGGATTCAGACACGAATGAGATGCTTTTGCACCTTCCCTCTCATGATTCCAGTGCCAGCCCTTGTGAGAGCCCTATTCGACACATGCACGTAACGAAGTTAACATACTGCCGACGTTTATTCTTGTCATCAGACGACTACAATGTCGTCTTTCTACATGGATCCGTCTGTTTAGATATTataaatttatgtttaattgatGGGACGTACGAACTGAAAGAAAATGGGTTAGAAATGTGTGCAGATACTTATTTAGATCATATTCAGAACTATTCAGGTGCATTATCCATGAATACGTGCAACAGTAACAtcaatggcaatatatatactACTTATGAGGTAACATCGCTAATTTTTGCAATGATATCGATAATTTCGCTGGTTTTAACAATAGTAACATATAGTTTGTTCAAATCTTTGCGAACAACACCCGGCAAAAGCAACATGCTTTTATCAATTAACCTACTTATCGCTCAGACTCTCTTCCATTTCGGGCCTGGGCATAGAACTTTATTATTTAATGCAGGCTGTGCTGTGGTTGGTTCTCTGATTCACTACTTTTGGCTATCAGCCATTGTATGGATGAACATTTGTTCCATTCACATGTTAAGGGTATTTTATATTTTccgaacaaaaacaaatttactCGTTGATAAAAACAAGGAAATGATAGTGTATATCGTATATTCTGTTTTAGCTCCTTTGATAATTGTGTCGATAAACATTCTAGTTAGTTTGATAACATCTAACGGATCTGATTTTGGCTATGGAggttgtatttgttatatttcatcTAAACTCATGCTCCTTTTCACATTCGCCATTCCTATAGGAATTCTTATTACAACTAACACTATATGTTTTGTAATAGTTGTTATAGCTATCCGGAGATCGCAGCAATCAAAACTTTCTTCTAACCAAGATCAAATATCGATCATTGTGTATATGAAGCTTTCTTGTTTGACCGGTGCCTCCTGGATATTCGGCCTACTGTTTACGTGGATTAAATTAGACTTATTTGGTTACATATTTGTTATCCTGACTGCAGGACAgggttttttcatctttttgtcttttatttgtTCCAAAAGAGTTCTGAGACTGTACCGTGAACTACGATACCCGAGTACCAATGAAAACAAATGTTCTTCAGGATCAAGTAAGTCTGGAGTGTCTTCCCCTCTGACAAATTCCCAAAAATATGTAACAAGAATGTAAGAACTCTGAGATTGTTACGGTAGGATTATCTACTCAACATGTTTGTAGGTGTTGAAAAGGTTGTAGTGATGTTCGACACAAAGAAACCCACTTGACTTTGTTACTTTTGATATTAACCTATTTCTTCTCTTTGACTTGGTTTATTTTCGGTCCTTTTTGGCCCCAAAATCGTTCAATCagtaatttaaagatgctccaccaccgacatgGCATAAACGGAAgtcatcttttgaacaataattgttgtttaattgtgtatttattatatttctaataaacataaaaactaaaataaaataatgtatttggttttggtgcatgctcaatcagtatttcatttcataaaggacatagtgccatggaatcttgtcgggacgcaattaaacatttttgatattttttttatcttgaagtagaattaaaagctcaaacttttcaagtAATTGATGAATTTCTAATATCAAACGCAACTCTGAAATAGTTTTATTGCACATTACATTGTTAAACATCCAAACTATACATCAATTAAGCAAGAGACATTGGtcatttaaaacttatttttactAAACTGTTCATCTAGAAAGCATAAAGTGCATCATTGCACAATCTTTTGTCGTACTAGATATTCAGTTAACTAAAGAATAAGATTGATATTGTGTTTAGAAAAACAAATCTATGACTACTAGACCAGTAATAAATTGAAACTACCGCCATAGATGAATCAGGGATCTActaaatacaacatatatctactatatttattttgttgacaTTCTTTCAGCTATTAAAGGGAGGACATTGCACAATTGTGGACAAATTCGCAGTTGTACCGATAACGGATTTGTATGTAGTGTAGAAATAATTACCACCGTTGCATCCTTTACACGATAGTTGCTGTCGATAAACTCTGctattttttattgtaaaatttcaatttatttgcCAACAAAGGGTTTTTATATGTATGAAATTCTAAAGATATGTTATTTACTTTTGGCGAACAATAGGAAGTGGTAAGCCGAAAAAGAAAAGAAGTAATATTCATACTGTTGCAATTTATTCATCCTAGATAAATGTTCTGATACTGCTCTCTTATAGATAAAATCCTTATTTCGGCATTGGATTAGGGTAGAACTTTGCGAGAAAAGTTTTAAGCCATTGAAAGTGCTcttatttcaaaagtaaaattttgcattttcattttattgttaattagaAATCGTTTATTGGTAGATGCTATATCTGCATTACGACATATTGTAATTGAGTTTTCACGGTTATTTCCATCGTGACTGAAATAGAATAATATATTTTGGTATGTTTGGGTCGTTTAGTTTTTCGTCAAGTAACAGCTAGGGTTATGTTCGGACGTGGGAGTGgcacgactggttcgcccgttgtcagtataatgtaaccgggtggggtgtgttgcttggtgtcttcggtggcatgggTCAGTgatatatagcactataaaaagggcaagagttccactatacaagaagacacaacatgaatataccgcagtctcccaaaacacgcacctcccacAACTTACACGCAAAACACCGCCATCCTCACATAACCatagatgttaataggacgttaattaatcaaacaaacaagataTTAAACTACAGCGTTTTAAATATCTTCTGTTTGAATTTGATTTTAGTGTTATCTATCTCTTAATGCCTTAAAATGTCGACGAAACTTTCATATAAAAATTCGTGAAACCATGACCAAACAAAACATCGCCATCCCATTAATAAAAAAGAGAATTCGAACCCCTTACTTTTCAGTAGAAAATAGCCAGGAAGTAAGACTGAAAGGTATATATTTTAGAAGTTTATCAGTCTAGCGTGATTCATGAAAGACTTGTTTGCGCTATGGCGATATGCTAATTGCATTTTTGTACGTTGTTGATATAGCTTATTATGTGATTAtgtcaatgaacttttttaaaCACGGTGTAGGTGATTTCAGCggtattgaatttcttttaattttacatttggCTTTTATGATATATGATTTAATCATTTCTAGATAATTTGCATAACCAAAACAATGTTCCGTGAAATCACAAAACTAACCTGCTATATATAAATCGATATTCCTTTTCGGTCTTCCACTAAATAAGCaacttatatattaaaacagtaCTTTCAACTCTATTGAAGAGAGATACATATCACATTACGCTTTACACAAAAAAAGTTTGAAGCTCTGTTTTATGAATTGTTATTCCATAATCATCACAAAGGGTATTTGATGTTTAGCTTAAATGCTACCTAATATCAAAAGAAGATATTTAAATTAGTTTGTTGGAGTGTCTGATCTATCATTCATTGTACCCACTTCACCACCAACCAAAACCCAACCCCCGGAAAAATacccaaaacaaacataactggAATTTAATGATATCATGGTGTTATTCCTCTTATCGTGATAACATAACACGTGATTTTAGAAGTAAACTTATATTTATTATCTGTTACTAGGGTGATGGTCTCGTCATTATACTTATTTCCGGAGCACAATGACTTGTCAGTACTATTTGATACATCATCAGTGGGtgtacattatttaaaaagTTATGGATTAGGACAGTCAGCGTtgcataatgtatatatcactgttacatatTATGACTTTATATTGGACAGATTGAATAACTTGCCAATAAAGACCATTATACAtcaatacatgtgtatgttatacatatataattattacattaaaGCTATATTTGATATTGGTATCCGTGTGGTTTTAGACATAAATGTGGGTTGTGGTCACGCCAAACCTTGCGCTGTTTGTAACACTTTGCATGTCCTCACGTGGAGTGCTTTCATGTAATGGGCGACCACTGGTTTGAGTAATTTCCTGTCcgaaattgaatttaaatttcAGATCCATACAGAACTCCGCAGCATTTTCTTGGCACAATTGCGTTGCCTTTCGAACCACTGGGTTCGTTGCAAGGTCGCTTTTATTCAATGCCAGTTGAAATTTAAGTGTGGATGTTATTGGAAGTTCTATCATGGTATATCCTTGAGGGTCAAGCACGCATCCAACCAAAGTTGTTTCGTCAAACAAATCTAATAGAGTGAAAAGACCGGTGAATGTTTTCAGCCGAGGACGCCTTCTTCCACTGAGAAATCTCACGAGAGCAGGGAATTTCGCTGTCCTGATTAGACAGTCGCTGTCTACTGACAATTGGCCACTATGGCTGTTTTCATTCGGTATAACCTCTACAAATTCGCCTGTCTGTGATAAAGGAATAAGAACGTCCGTGTTTTTCTCGTCCCTGCACTTCAGGTACCTCACCTGCTTTTTAGATCCGCCACGGATGGTAAGCAGCCTGCCTTCACTCTGAATGTGTGTAGTCCCCAGGTAAATACGACCTACTAGGAACACGTTGCCAGGTCCATAGTCCACTGTATCTTTGGTGTCGGGACTGGACCCAATGACGTTTGCCTTGAGTTTCGTCATTGTAATGAAGGCCTGTGCTTGGTTATTAACTAAATCTTCAAGTTGTTTAAAGCAGTTGTTGTCCTTCGTAGTACGTGAATTCAAACGGAGGAAGCGACCTGTGAATagtagagaaaaaaataagtgtaaaacccatttgaaaattaatgaaaacaaacacctgtcaaaaatatcaagtttctggtct
This portion of the Argopecten irradians isolate NY chromosome 6, Ai_NY, whole genome shotgun sequence genome encodes:
- the LOC138325675 gene encoding uncharacterized protein, producing the protein MVVGVTFIYLAQSVTTTNDFLQYRNSGRLPNIVELFGKYCPGVSLCTVNQTDDHGSGSRCCNACSCSSQCFQQGNCCPDVLQYKSDTINKTCVRPQYLPYGVTNSSSYVSYDVIHKCAPDFKDKAITEKCENIPQNPKTFEDFVYTLPVSKINSSLSFRNVYCGRCNGESEEGLVQWKIELTCNSREDLTTTSFDELLHVLYRDRKCNLLYRVPLNIGVRPHPCYWGQFTTCNQTGNMLSYNETLDDMCGAFTSVYADRYRNAFCYLCNDNNPGICPDPGQGIGKFDMLSFTAILDFGLFSSSDSPPLSDTNKCSTNQEYDSYKGVCRNITCAVGSIYVNGSCKRQYIHEAFKSYDIYFKVTTEQEFCVTAMDQFGTELRKSMLSALNNSSVLKDKICSFVAVFLLGTQECSERNSSAMAFVLVHVGLYSSSRHSVDQVLTEMSFLDNSRIIVGSQTFTITIDSRYYGDILFDSSVNTRKYTDSDTNEMLLHLPSHDSSASPCESPIRHMHVTKLTYCRRLFLSSDDYNVVFLHGSVCLDIINLCLIDGTYELKENGLEMCADTYLDHIQNYSGALSMNTCNSNINGNIYTTYEVTSLIFAMISIISLVLTIVTYSLFKSLRTTPGKSNMLLSINLLIAQTLFHFGPGHRTLLFNAGCAVVGSLIHYFWLSAIVWMNICSIHMLRVFYIFRTKTNLLVDKNKEMIVYIVYSVLAPLIIVSINILVSLITSNGSDFGYGGCICYISSKLMLLFTFAIPIGILITTNTICFVIVVIAIRRSQQSKLSSNQDQISIIVYMKLSCLTGASWIFGLLFTWIKLDLFGYIFVILTAGQGFFIFLSFICSKRVLRLYRELRYPSTNENKCSSGSSKSGVSSPLTNSQKYVTRM
- the LOC138325676 gene encoding uncharacterized protein, with the protein product MSTRRSLSHNGTTTRSHSAKSEGGRAQWSTQSFTVDQIVKQFPFPQIVKCTQQLILTKRNSSLPVNLTQPVFLYQKRTIRKLLARNVVMDPETERYTEKDETIVIPADYDGRFLRLNSRTTKDNNCFKQLEDLVNNQAQAFITMTKLKANVIGSSPDTKDTVDYGPGNVFLVGRIYLGTTHIQSEGRLLTIRGGSKKQVRYLKCRDEKNTDVLIPLSQTGEFVEVIPNENSHSGQLSVDSDCLIRTAKFPALVRFLSGRRRPRLKTFTGLFTLLDLFDETTLVGCVLDPQGYTMIELPITSTLKFQLALNKSDLATNPVVRKATQLCQENAAEFCMDLKFKFNFGQEITQTSGRPLHESTPREDMQSVTNSARFGVTTTHIYV